CAGATCCCAGACCCCATTGCCTTGGCTGAGGTCCGGTCGCTCATCAAATTGCAGGACGTCTTGGTAGAACTGCACACCCGCAGCAGTACTCGCGGCATCCACGCCACCCACCAACTTCGGATAGGTACGTAGATCGGCAAAAACTCGGCCGGTCAGTACCCGTTCCGGGGAGAAGACCAGTGAGAAGTCGGTGCCGGGCTGGAGACCGGAGCCAGCAGCCAACATGGGCCCAAACCGATTCCGAGTGGTGCCCACGGGCAGCGTGGTTTCGTAGGACACCAAGGTTCCTGGCTGCAGCCCGGCCGCTATGGATTTGGTGGCGTCGTCCATCCAACCGAAATCAGGATTTCCCTCATCGTCGACGAATAGCGGAACCACGACCACCACTGCCTGGCTTTCCCGTACTGCTGCTGCGGTATCGGTGGTTGCCTGCAACCGACCATCGGCCACCACCTCTGCCAGATAGTCGTCCAAGTGCGCTTCCCCGGGAAACGGCGCTAACCCCTTATTGACCGTATCGACCGTGTCTTGGTTGACATCGGCGCCGATGACCTGGTGTCCCGATCGGGCGAACTGAACGGCTAGGGGTAGGCCAATCTTGCCCAATGCAACAACAGTGATCTTCACGCTGCCTCCTCGCTATGTATGACTGTACGGTTCGACCCAATACTCTCTAGCAACAGTCCCGGCCATCGAATGTCACCTGCCCCCAAGCCCGGCACATTTGAGCCTGCCGGCTACGTCTCCAGCAACGCTGCTGCTACTCGCTCAGCAGCTTTCCCATCCCCGTATAGATCGCGAGTATCGACATTCTGTGGCGCTGGATAGAGCCATTGCTGCGGGTTTTGGATCTGCGGATCGAGCGTGTTCCAACCCGTCTCCAACAGTTCCACCCACTCGGTCTCGGTGCGCACTGTGGTGCACGGAGTACCGAGCAGATAGGCCTCTTTCTGCAAACCACCGCTGTCGGTCACCACTCCCGCAGCTGCTGCAACGGCCGCCACCATTTGTGGATAGCGGTAGGGCGCAATAGTGCGCACTGCACCCGCAGATAACTCGATCCCATGTTCTGCGGACTTACTCACCAGCCTGGGGTGAGCAGCTAGGACAACCGGGACCGGCTGCGACTGCAATCCCGAAACGATGGCTCGCAGCCGTTCAGGAGAGTCAGTGTTCTCCGCTCGGTGGATAGTGGCCATGATGTACGGCTGCTCCGCACTAACCCCATCGGGTAGCTCCAACTGCCCCGAGCGCGCGACCTGTAAACACACGTCGGCCATCACGTCGCCAACAAGCTGGCTGCGGCCAGCCAACCCCTCGGCTGCCAGATGACCCATCGCGGTTTCGGTGGGGGCCAACAACAAATCCGATGCGTGGTCAGTCAGGACTCGGTTGTGTTCCTCTGGCATCGCGCGGTTGAAGCTCCGAAGCCCCGCTTCCAAGTGGGCCAGCGGCAACTGCAGTTTCACGGCCACAATGGCCGCGGCCAGAGTGGAATTCGTGTCACCGTAGGTGAGTACCCAATCGGGTCTGATCTCAGCCAATGCGGGTTCTAGCCGCTCCATCATCTGCCCGGTTTGTTTGGCGTGGCCGGCAGAACCCACCTCGAGGTTGAGATCTGGAACCGGAATAGTGAGATCGTCAAAAAAACTCTGCGACATGCGTTCGTCGTAGTGCTGTCCGGTGTGCACGATGACGTGCTGGGCGCCTGCTCGGTTCAGGGCAGCAGCTACCGGAGCCAGTTTCACAAACTGCGGTCGGGCACCCACTACGCTCAAGATCTGCACCCGCCGACTCTACCGCCACCGGTGGGGTGCAAGGTTTCGGCTGCGGCGGAATCCCGTCGGGGTGGGTTCCCGGTCGATACAGTGAGGCTGCTGGGCTGCTCATCCCGTTTCCGGAAGAGTAGACGAGCGAAACCGGAGGACGATGTGAGTAAGGCGCCATCCTCAGCCCCGACTCGACCGACCCGCCGTCGGGTGGCGGTTCATGGCTAACCTTGTGCGCCGAGCGCTCGGCAAGATGATTTGGTTTGGTCGTCGGGCGGTCCCCCGCCTTGAAGATCGATACGCC
The Actinomycetes bacterium genome window above contains:
- the wecB gene encoding UDP-N-acetylglucosamine 2-epimerase (non-hydrolyzing) — translated: MQILSVVGARPQFVKLAPVAAALNRAGAQHVIVHTGQHYDERMSQSFFDDLTIPVPDLNLEVGSAGHAKQTGQMMERLEPALAEIRPDWVLTYGDTNSTLAAAIVAVKLQLPLAHLEAGLRSFNRAMPEEHNRVLTDHASDLLLAPTETAMGHLAAEGLAGRSQLVGDVMADVCLQVARSGQLELPDGVSAEQPYIMATIHRAENTDSPERLRAIVSGLQSQPVPVVLAAHPRLVSKSAEHGIELSAGAVRTIAPYRYPQMVAAVAAAAGVVTDSGGLQKEAYLLGTPCTTVRTETEWVELLETGWNTLDPQIQNPQQWLYPAPQNVDTRDLYGDGKAAERVAAALLET